The Paenibacillus sp. YPG26 genome includes a window with the following:
- the spoVAE gene encoding stage V sporulation protein AE, which translates to MIFLWAFIIGGLFCVVGQLMFDLFKLTPAHTMSTLVVIGALMDAFGWYDPLIKFAGAGASVPITSFGNALVHGAMTELNKEGWIGIVAGIFEVTSAGISSAIIFSFFAALLVRPRG; encoded by the coding sequence ATGATATTTCTCTGGGCATTTATCATCGGAGGTTTATTTTGTGTAGTGGGTCAGCTTATGTTCGACCTGTTCAAGCTTACTCCGGCCCATACAATGAGTACTCTGGTGGTCATTGGAGCCCTTATGGATGCATTCGGCTGGTACGATCCATTGATCAAATTTGCAGGTGCCGGGGCTTCGGTACCGATTACCAGCTTCGGGAACGCGCTTGTTCATGGGGCGATGACAGAGCTCAACAAGGAGGGCTGGATCGGGATTGTTGCGGGTATATTTGAAGTGACAAGCGCGGGGATCTCCTCTGCGATTATATTCTCGTTCTTTGCCGCATTGTTGGTTCGTCCCAGAGGATAA
- a CDS encoding MoxR family ATPase → MTLMRESVQAATAIRVNLESCILGKSFEIKLLLTALFAGGHVLIEDVPGTGKTQLIKALARSMNGEYRRIQCNPDILPSDITGVSVFHPQEERFVFRPGPVMTHILLADEINRATTKTQSALLEVMEERNVTVDGVTYGLPNPFMLCATQNPIDFEGTYMLPEAQLDRFMMKLRMGYPDESTERTMLHSHQKGQPVDQLEPVTHMDEIARIQEEIRLVHIDDAVLNYLLEIVRRTREYEGVLLGASPRASLAFLNAVKAYAFLNERSYVLPDDIKILVPYVLGHRILLRPEARLDSLNTDTVLQNILRQVDVPVSVER, encoded by the coding sequence ATGACGTTGATGAGAGAATCCGTGCAAGCTGCAACAGCTATCCGAGTGAATCTGGAATCATGTATATTAGGTAAATCCTTTGAAATAAAGCTATTGTTGACCGCGCTTTTTGCGGGAGGGCACGTCCTGATTGAAGATGTGCCAGGAACGGGCAAAACCCAGCTGATCAAGGCCCTGGCCAGATCCATGAATGGGGAATACCGCAGAATCCAGTGTAATCCGGATATTCTGCCAAGCGATATTACGGGGGTATCCGTATTTCATCCCCAGGAAGAGCGCTTCGTCTTTCGGCCAGGTCCTGTAATGACTCATATCCTTCTTGCAGATGAGATTAACAGGGCTACAACAAAGACGCAGTCGGCCCTGCTTGAGGTTATGGAAGAGCGGAATGTGACAGTGGACGGGGTAACCTATGGACTGCCGAATCCTTTTATGCTGTGTGCGACCCAGAATCCGATTGATTTCGAAGGCACTTATATGCTTCCCGAGGCTCAGCTGGACCGTTTCATGATGAAGCTGCGCATGGGTTACCCTGATGAGAGTACCGAAAGAACCATGCTGCACTCCCACCAGAAGGGACAGCCTGTGGATCAGCTTGAGCCTGTGACCCACATGGACGAAATTGCCCGTATACAAGAGGAAATTCGGCTTGTGCATATTGATGATGCCGTGCTGAATTATCTGCTGGAGATTGTGCGTCGTACCCGCGAATATGAAGGCGTGCTGCTTGGCGCCAGCCCGAGGGCTTCCCTGGCATTTCTTAATGCGGTGAAAGCGTATGCATTCCTGAATGAACGCAGTTATGTACTTCCTGATGATATCAAAATCCTGGTTCCCTATGTGTTGGGCCACCGGATTTTGCTCCGGCCTGAAGCTAGGCTGGACAGCCTGAACACGGATACTGTATTGCAGAACATTCTCAGACAAGTCGACGTCCCGGTTTCTGTGGAGCGATAA
- a CDS encoding DUF58 domain-containing protein: MKRLWRPAVLWLVCLVYTLFQGGKTSIMLLMMVSILMVYWALSSWIGLRKISGSRSLSMEGGPGGQMQAGDQVQVKLNLEHGGWAPHPFIVVRETLKRHSGSSWAFEESVIPRFRSGAQISFQTPPLERGRYTFAETECSAEDIFGLIKHSRKFDFKGEFYVLPRTVFIPYWHLTDRNSRFAGPENALSLSRRETTQINGVREYVYGDRLSRIHWNATAKTGSWKSKEFEHESLPKTVMVLDASQGSYPDPAEFELAVSTVASLLDYSARERMSIGMCTVGSRFTGFLPTDHAEGRQRMIQHLVDIKADGQGHLRDRLAGRRELFAPSTFFVLISSRADKEILETLQWAKSNQMSPYHILIGEAPQNEQVLASLRQQGLRGIVVPSLQELPVSMRGGRYV; encoded by the coding sequence ATGAAGCGACTATGGAGACCGGCTGTATTATGGCTGGTATGTCTGGTATACACCTTGTTTCAAGGAGGCAAAACCTCCATTATGCTGCTAATGATGGTCTCAATTCTGATGGTATACTGGGCGCTCAGCAGCTGGATCGGTCTAAGGAAAATAAGCGGATCAAGATCCCTGTCCATGGAAGGCGGGCCGGGAGGCCAGATGCAGGCCGGGGATCAGGTGCAGGTCAAGCTGAATCTGGAGCATGGCGGCTGGGCGCCGCATCCATTTATTGTTGTACGTGAAACATTGAAGCGGCACAGCGGCAGTTCTTGGGCCTTTGAAGAAAGTGTAATTCCGAGGTTTCGTTCGGGAGCACAGATCTCTTTCCAGACACCGCCGCTGGAGCGGGGCAGATATACTTTTGCGGAGACCGAATGCAGTGCCGAGGACATCTTCGGTCTTATCAAGCATTCGCGCAAGTTTGATTTCAAAGGTGAATTCTATGTGCTGCCGAGAACCGTATTTATTCCATATTGGCATTTGACCGACCGCAACTCCCGGTTCGCAGGTCCGGAGAATGCGTTGTCCCTGTCCCGGCGTGAGACGACTCAAATCAATGGAGTCAGAGAGTATGTCTATGGGGACCGCTTGTCCAGGATCCACTGGAATGCTACTGCGAAGACAGGGAGCTGGAAGTCCAAAGAATTTGAACATGAGTCTCTCCCGAAGACAGTAATGGTACTCGACGCCAGTCAAGGCAGTTATCCAGACCCGGCAGAATTCGAGCTTGCCGTATCTACTGTAGCCTCCTTGCTGGATTACAGCGCGAGAGAACGTATGAGTATCGGGATGTGCACAGTGGGAAGCCGCTTCACAGGATTTCTTCCAACAGATCATGCTGAAGGGCGTCAGCGGATGATACAGCATTTGGTGGACATCAAGGCGGATGGTCAGGGCCATCTGAGAGATAGGCTGGCCGGGAGAAGGGAATTGTTCGCACCAAGTACTTTCTTTGTGCTTATTAGTTCACGGGCAGACAAAGAAATCCTGGAGACCTTGCAGTGGGCGAAGTCCAACCAGATGTCCCCTTACCATATCTTGATCGGTGAAGCTCCGCAGAACGAACAAGTCCTGGCTTCCTTACGTCAGCAAGGCTTGCGGGGAATCGTTGTTCCTTCTCTACAGGAGCTTCCTGTGTCCATGAGAGGAGGACGCTATGTTTAA
- a CDS encoding transglutaminase domain-containing protein, with translation MFNRLGKVQYSWYFILCIIWVMIMSVQWIHFVKPIWYNETSVLVLYVLIASAAAEALLPFNRWLKWGVKVAAIVIIHYWVLSSYSVFVADGPLIPGNVIKFLKSLDPYIWFSLPAWGLFELAIRLASYRGFILLFTGMNIITFAILDSFTSYYLWPQVAWTVFAGLGWLVSFHFHRYQIKYPRGWSHLRLYPFKVLANVVVVFCCVLLLGVSMPEVSPVLTDPYSAWLKSRENKYGKAEEADKKEGQSASGYSRDDSKLGGGFTFDYSYVMSVTSSKAAYWRGETRDLYTGTGWALHEGHANDSSNILDQSVHDNRLGKKVKTEPVVQTVVMTGKRSYPVLFGAYSISKITLLNKEEKAKGPIARWHPGDSSVTWEGFDKNPKSAGYPSIYQVKSEIPIIPLRELRSSDYDSLYPDGVEDKYLQLNPDFPDSVRELAERVTAKGKTPYEKMVLLQNYLKTNYTYTNTPDLSRKVHEDLVEGFLFDIKAGYCDYFSTSMVTMARSVGMPARWVKGFSTGHQQFQGPENLTSVPTGPYVVTNADAHSWAEVYFGEDYGWVTFEATPGFDAPMNVADDELNNTLSKPVTAEPEDMDSEEESARSANRVFIHTFLWIAAGVLFIVGGFLVWKYRSTLYYAYLRLRQGRELTSGEKVVVETGRWLSFMKRRGFTREDHETLREAIARWKGNAPDMAASFDELLLQFEKAKYSPHAVTEQDWRALQGLLHNMSRSLKKTYSH, from the coding sequence ATGTTTAACAGGTTAGGCAAAGTACAGTACTCATGGTATTTTATTCTTTGTATTATTTGGGTCATGATTATGTCTGTCCAGTGGATTCATTTCGTTAAGCCGATCTGGTACAACGAGACCTCGGTGCTTGTTCTGTATGTTTTGATTGCTTCGGCCGCAGCGGAGGCCCTGCTGCCTTTTAACAGGTGGCTCAAGTGGGGAGTTAAGGTTGCCGCCATCGTCATTATTCATTATTGGGTGTTATCTTCTTATTCTGTTTTTGTTGCAGACGGGCCTTTGATTCCCGGTAATGTCATCAAGTTCCTGAAGAGCCTGGACCCTTATATCTGGTTCTCTCTGCCTGCCTGGGGATTGTTTGAGCTTGCGATCCGGCTTGCGAGCTATCGCGGGTTTATCCTTCTCTTTACGGGGATGAATATTATAACCTTCGCCATCCTCGACTCGTTCACCAGCTATTATTTGTGGCCACAAGTGGCCTGGACGGTCTTCGCGGGACTTGGCTGGCTGGTCAGCTTTCATTTCCACCGGTATCAGATTAAATATCCGCGGGGCTGGAGCCACTTGCGGCTGTATCCGTTCAAAGTCCTTGCGAATGTTGTGGTAGTATTCTGCTGTGTTTTGCTGCTCGGAGTCAGCATGCCTGAGGTGTCACCGGTGCTGACCGATCCATACTCGGCATGGTTGAAATCCAGAGAGAATAAATATGGCAAGGCGGAGGAAGCCGATAAGAAGGAAGGGCAATCCGCTTCCGGATACAGCAGGGATGATTCGAAGCTTGGCGGCGGATTCACGTTTGACTACAGCTACGTCATGTCTGTGACTTCATCGAAGGCGGCTTATTGGCGGGGAGAGACGCGTGATCTCTATACAGGAACAGGCTGGGCTCTCCATGAGGGGCATGCGAATGACTCTTCAAATATTCTGGATCAGTCCGTGCACGACAACAGGCTGGGTAAGAAGGTGAAGACCGAGCCAGTGGTACAGACAGTTGTAATGACCGGCAAGCGAAGCTATCCGGTGCTGTTCGGAGCCTACTCCATTTCGAAGATCACACTGCTTAATAAAGAGGAGAAGGCCAAAGGTCCAATAGCGAGATGGCATCCGGGGGATAGCTCTGTGACGTGGGAGGGCTTTGACAAAAATCCGAAGAGTGCCGGATATCCTTCCATATACCAAGTGAAATCCGAGATACCGATTATTCCGTTGAGGGAGCTGAGGTCATCTGATTATGACTCCCTGTACCCGGATGGAGTGGAAGATAAGTATTTGCAATTAAATCCTGACTTTCCTGACAGTGTAAGAGAGCTTGCCGAGCGGGTGACGGCGAAGGGGAAGACCCCTTATGAGAAAATGGTGCTGCTGCAGAACTATCTAAAGACAAATTATACGTACACCAACACGCCGGACTTGTCGCGCAAAGTCCATGAAGATCTGGTGGAAGGCTTTCTGTTCGATATCAAAGCAGGCTACTGTGACTATTTCTCCACCTCCATGGTGACCATGGCCCGTTCGGTCGGGATGCCCGCCAGATGGGTGAAGGGCTTCTCTACAGGACATCAGCAATTTCAAGGTCCGGAGAATCTGACCAGTGTACCGACAGGTCCATATGTAGTAACCAATGCGGATGCCCATTCCTGGGCCGAAGTATACTTTGGCGAAGATTATGGCTGGGTTACCTTTGAAGCAACTCCCGGGTTTGATGCGCCTATGAACGTGGCTGATGATGAGTTGAATAACACTCTTTCGAAGCCGGTTACCGCAGAACCGGAGGATATGGATTCTGAGGAAGAGTCAGCGCGTTCGGCAAATCGTGTGTTCATTCATACGTTCCTATGGATAGCGGCAGGTGTTCTGTTCATTGTGGGCGGGTTCCTGGTGTGGAAATACCGCAGCACTCTGTATTATGCATATCTGCGGCTGAGACAAGGCCGTGAACTGACATCCGGAGAAAAGGTTGTTGTGGAGACAGGCCGCTGGCTTAGCTTTATGAAGAGAAGGGGCTTCACCAGAGAAGACCATGAGACCCTTCGCGAAGCGATTGCCCGATGGAAGGGTAATGCTCCGGACATGGCCGCGTCATTTGATGAGCTGCTGCTGCAATTTGAGAAGGCCAAGTACAGTCCGCATGCTGTCACAGAGCAGGACTGGAGAGCTCTTCAGGGTCTGCTGCACAACATGAGCCGATCTTTGAAGAAGACCTATTCGCACTAA